The following are encoded in a window of Platichthys flesus chromosome 19, fPlaFle2.1, whole genome shotgun sequence genomic DNA:
- the ier3ip1 gene encoding immediate early response 3-interacting protein 1, giving the protein MAFTLYSLIQTLILCVNAIAVLHEERFLSKMGWGVDHGVGGFGDDPGVKAQILNLIRSVRTIMRVPLIIVNSGCIVLLLLFG; this is encoded by the exons ATGGCGTTTACTCTGTACTCTCTCATCCAGACCTTGATTCTCTGCGTCAATGCCATCGCTGTGCTGCACGAGGAGCGGTTTCTCAGCAAGA TGGGCTGGGGCGTGGACCATGGAGTCGGAGGGTTCGGGGACGATCCAGGAGTCAAAGCCCAGATCCTCAATCTCATCCGCTCAGTCCGGACGATcatgagag TGCCGTTAATAATCGTGAATTCTGGCTGCATTGTCCTCTTGTTGCTGTTTGGTTAA
- the hdhd2 gene encoding haloacid dehalogenase-like hydrolase domain-containing protein 2 isoform X2 translates to MSGRRALKAVLIDLSGTLHIEDTAVPGAQEALNRLRQASVAVKFVTNTTKESKRRLLERLHRLNFNLQEKEIFTSLSAARSLLEQKQHRPLLLVEDSALEDFTGIDTSEPNAVVVGLAPDHFNYQTLNKAFSMILDGAPLIAIHKARYYKQKDGLALGPGAFVTGLEYATDCKATVVGKPEKTFFTQALHDLGCSPGEAVMIGDDARDDVGGAQNAGMLGILVRTGKYRDGDENKIQPPPHLTCDSFPDAVEHILKNLL, encoded by the exons ATGTCGGGCAGACGAGCTCTGAAGGCCGTGCTCATTGACCTGAGTGGAACTCTGCACATCGAGGACACAGCGGTTCCTGGGGCACAGGAAGCACTGAACAG GTTACGTCAGGCGTCTGTAGCTGTGAAGTTTGTGACCAACACCACTAAGGAGAGTAAGAGGCGCTTACTGGAACGATTGCACCGCCTCAACTTCAACCTTCAG GAAAAGGAAATCTTTACGTCTCTGAGTGCAGCGAGGAGTCTGCTGGAGCAGAAACAACACCGAccgctgctgctggtggaggacAGCGCACTGGAGGACTTCACTG GAATCGACACGTCAGAACCAAATGCTGTGGTCGTGGGACTCGCTCCTGATCACTTCAACTACCAAACACTCAACAAGGCTTTCAG CATGATTCTGGATGGAGCCCCACTCATTGCCATCCACAAGGCTCGGTACTACAAACAGAAGGATGGTTTGGCCCTGGGCCCCGGGGCCTTTGTGACGGGACTGGAGTACGCAACAGACTGCAAAGCTACTGTGGTGGGAAAACCAGAGAAGACCTTTTTCACACAG GCTCTGCATGATTTAGGCTGTAGCCCCGGTGAAGCTGTCATGATAGGAGAT GATGCAAGGGATGATGTTGGAGGGGCTCAGAACGCAGGCATGCTGGGTATTCTAGTCAGAACTG GTAAATACAGAGACGGGGATGAGAATAAGATCCAGCCTCCTCCCCACCTGACGTGTGACAGCTTCCCAGACGCTGTGGAACACATCCTGAAGAACCTGCTCTGA
- the hdhd2 gene encoding haloacid dehalogenase-like hydrolase domain-containing protein 2 isoform X1 has translation MKHNIFPAGKMSGRRALKAVLIDLSGTLHIEDTAVPGAQEALNRLRQASVAVKFVTNTTKESKRRLLERLHRLNFNLQEKEIFTSLSAARSLLEQKQHRPLLLVEDSALEDFTGIDTSEPNAVVVGLAPDHFNYQTLNKAFSMILDGAPLIAIHKARYYKQKDGLALGPGAFVTGLEYATDCKATVVGKPEKTFFTQALHDLGCSPGEAVMIGDDARDDVGGAQNAGMLGILVRTGKYRDGDENKIQPPPHLTCDSFPDAVEHILKNLL, from the exons atgaaacacaacatttttccTGCAGGAAAGATGTCGGGCAGACGAGCTCTGAAGGCCGTGCTCATTGACCTGAGTGGAACTCTGCACATCGAGGACACAGCGGTTCCTGGGGCACAGGAAGCACTGAACAG GTTACGTCAGGCGTCTGTAGCTGTGAAGTTTGTGACCAACACCACTAAGGAGAGTAAGAGGCGCTTACTGGAACGATTGCACCGCCTCAACTTCAACCTTCAG GAAAAGGAAATCTTTACGTCTCTGAGTGCAGCGAGGAGTCTGCTGGAGCAGAAACAACACCGAccgctgctgctggtggaggacAGCGCACTGGAGGACTTCACTG GAATCGACACGTCAGAACCAAATGCTGTGGTCGTGGGACTCGCTCCTGATCACTTCAACTACCAAACACTCAACAAGGCTTTCAG CATGATTCTGGATGGAGCCCCACTCATTGCCATCCACAAGGCTCGGTACTACAAACAGAAGGATGGTTTGGCCCTGGGCCCCGGGGCCTTTGTGACGGGACTGGAGTACGCAACAGACTGCAAAGCTACTGTGGTGGGAAAACCAGAGAAGACCTTTTTCACACAG GCTCTGCATGATTTAGGCTGTAGCCCCGGTGAAGCTGTCATGATAGGAGAT GATGCAAGGGATGATGTTGGAGGGGCTCAGAACGCAGGCATGCTGGGTATTCTAGTCAGAACTG GTAAATACAGAGACGGGGATGAGAATAAGATCCAGCCTCCTCCCCACCTGACGTGTGACAGCTTCCCAGACGCTGTGGAACACATCCTGAAGAACCTGCTCTGA
- the sigmar1 gene encoding sigma non-opioid intracellular receptor 1 codes for MSALRSCLRLLVLISVSVLVVLLLRDWIATKQHVFDREEIAKLAKQYSGQDHEQAFSKVVVELRKRYPGHILPDEDLQWVFVNAGGWMGSMCLLHASLTEYLLLFGTAVDTGGHSGRYWAEISDTIISGNFRQWKEGTTKSEMYYPGDTIVHGVGEATSVQWGAGTWMVEYGRGFIPSTLGFALADTLFSTQDFLTMFYTVRVYAKGLLLEASTLLTEAGVF; via the exons aTGTCCGCACTCAGAAGCTGTCTGCGGCTGCTCGTGCTCATCTCAGTCTCCGTCCTGgtcgtgctgctgctgcgagaCTGGATCGCCACCAAACAACACGTGTTCGACAGGGAGGAGATCGCCAAATTGGCCAAACAGTACTCAG gACAGGATCATGAGCAGGCCTTCTCCAAAGTGGTGGTGGAGCTCAGGAAGAG GTATCCTGGCCACATCCTGCCAGACGAGGACCTGCAGTGGGTGTTTGTGAACGCTGGCGGTTGGATGGGCTCCATGTGTCTGCTCCACGCTTCACTCACAGAGTACCTGCTGCTGTTTGGTACCGCGGTCGACACAGGAGGACATTCAG GTCGTTACTGGGCAGAGATTTCTGACACCATCATCTCCGGCAACTTCAGACAATGGAAGGAGGGAACAACCAAGAGTGAAATGTACTACCCGG GTGACACCATCGTACACGGTGTCGGCGAGGCCACGTCAGTCCAGTGGGGCGCCGGGACGTGGATGGTGGAATACGGCCGAGGTTTCATCCCGTCCACACTGGGATTCGCTCTCGCTGACACGCTGTTCAGCACCCAGGACTTCCTCACAATGTTCTACACTGTCCGTGTCTATGCCAAGGGTTTGCTGCTGGAGGCCAGTACGCTACTAACAGAGGCAGGAGTTTTCTAA
- the katnal2 gene encoding katanin p60 ATPase-containing subunit A-like 2 isoform X1 — MEMSYQSMKIAHQAREAEDLRTTMRRKSLLILIYHHLLGQGYMEAAAALDQETKGDARKFEVCDNIDLEMVLMEYESYHYVKFQKNPKLIRRTAEAVENRLVKSGVKRSPCSAGKRLPKINPSQRPQSGNGAKKATTSQNGSSVPPETSDFGLNVSSIRSGPAGDVAGDVAMNRKERLLKPLSGFSGMNREMSDLAEVISRDIYLHSPNVRWEDIIGLEDAKRLVKEAVVYPIKYPELFTGILSPWKGLLLYGPPGTGKTLLAKAVATECKTTFFNISASSIVSKWRGDSEKLVRVLFLLARYHAPSTIFLDELESVMGQRGASNGGEHESSSRMKTELLVQMDGLVRSEELVFVLAASNLPWDLDHAVLRRLEKRIHVGLPSSAARQAMTSHWLPPLTSTRGVELRTELDYETLAKDMEGYSGSDIRLVCKEAAMRPVRKIFDVLEAHQHEDAPLPAIKLETVTTADFLEVIAHSKPSARNLTGRYTAWEREYESL, encoded by the exons ATGGAGATGTCGTATCAGTCCATGAAGATCGCACATCAAGCTCGAGAGGCG GAAGATCTGCGGACgacaatgaggaggaagagtctTCTCATCCTCATCTACCACCACCTGCTGGGGCAAGG ctacatggaagcagcagctgccTTGGACCAAGAGACGAAAGGAGATGCGAGGAAGTTCGAGGTCTGCGACAACATTGATCTGGAGATGGTGCTGATGGAGTACGAGAGTTATCACTACGTCAAGTTCCAGAAAAATCCCAAACTTATCAGAAGAACAGCGGAAGCAG tTGAAAACAGATTGGTGAAAAGTGGAGTAAAGAG GAGTCCGTGTTCAGCTGGGAAGCGTCTTCCCAAAATCAACCCATCCCAGAGACCCCAGTCTGGAAACGGAGCCAAGAAGGCAACCACTAGt CAGAATGgctcctctgttcctccagaGACTTCAGACTTCGGCCTGAATGTTTCGTCCATCAGAAGTGGACCAGCGGGGGACGTAGCGGGGGACGTAGCCATGAACAGAAAG gaacGGCTGCTGAAGCCGCTCAGTGGCTTCTCAGGAATGAACAGAGAGATGTCTGACCTGGCTGAAGTCATCAGCAGG GACATCTATTTGCACAGCCCCAACGTGCGCTGGGAGGACATCATCGGCCTGGAGGATGCCAAGCGATTAGTCAAAGAGGCCGTCGTCTATCCCATTAAG TACCCTGAACTATTCACAGGCATCCTGTCCCCGTGGAAGGGCTTGCTGCTGTACGGCCCCCCAG GGACCGGTAAGACCCTGCTGGCCAAGGCCGTGGCCACAGAGTGCAAGACCACCTTCTTCAACATCTCAGCCTCCAGCATCGTCAGCAAGTGGAGGGGAGACTCTGAGAAACTGGTCAGG GTCCTGTTTCTGCTGGCCAGGTACCACGCCCCCTCCACCATCTTCCTGGACGAGCTGGAGTCGGTGATGGGGCAGAGAGGAGCCAGCAATGG aggagagcatgagagcagcagcaggatgaagacGGAGCTGCTGGTGCAGATGGACGGACTGGTGAGGTCAGAGGAGCTGGTGTTCGTACTGGCTGCCTCCAACCTACCTTG GGACCTGGACCACGCCGTGCTGAGGAGGTTGGAGAAGAGGATTCACGTGGGTCTTCCCTCCTCAGCAGCTCGCCAGGCCATGACCTCTCATTGGCTACCGCCTCTCACCTCCACAAGGGGGGTGGAGCTACGCACTGAGCTGGACTATGAAACCCTGGCCAAG gacaTGGAGGGCTACTCAGGCTCTGATATCAGGTTGGTGTGTAAGGAAGCTGCCATGAGACCAGTTCGCAAGATCTTTGATGTTCTGGAGGCACATCAGCATG AAGACGCCCCCCTGCCCGCCATCAAGCTGGAGACCGTGACGACGGCTGACTTCTTAGAAGTCATCGCACACTCCAAACCCTCAGCCCGAAACCTGACGGGCAGATACACAGCCTGGGAGAGAGAGTACGAGTCTCTCTAA
- the skor2 gene encoding SKI family transcriptional corepressor 2, whose translation MDKARLSSSNDIIMTSSTGTYQQEPLTPPRPAHHHSSSSSSPSSSSPPMKPNQVGQVILYGVPIVSLVIDNNERLCLAQISNTLLKNYSYNEIHNRRVALGITCVQCTPVQLEILRRAGAMPISSRRCGMITKREAERLCKSFLGENAPPKLPDNFAFDVSHECAWGCRGNFIPARYNSSRAKCIKCSFCNMYFSPNKFIFHSHRTPDAKYTQPDAANFNSWRRHLKLSDKVPLDELVFAWEDVKAMFNGGSRKRALPSSSHCSSMGSMKSLQGSVGPHMMGPDMGQKRGRFEEDDDLDGDLSPRKTQRSYPVIPVPSKNFGMLQKFPPTSLFPSPYPFPAFGLCQQKKDDSDVSAGQKAAGLSGLLWPGRKDTFYPPFCMFWPPRAAGGIPVPTYLQPQPSALSSLADNPSLRQAFLDLSDHSEPGAVAGGGNGIGATMASGSGTAAPRTGLFDPDCTTVTSDLRPVTSEGWLKLLDNPTLQTRKPSYGSAFRPVIKDAESIAKLHSTGGGVTGAAEEDFGVVVAGSERHQRLSPTSSCSYGSESGGEGEADVGDSEEEGEVDVESSKQDEEEEEGSFTRKPPQTQTNLYLPVLSDSAGEERGKERGGGAVYPSASPPSPSDPIQQESPSLPASPPASLPLSSSNPPHREDPAYKNVHKNRDEGLPAYATKDNSSISDENKEQNSFFAPESETSAPDYWRESSGDQRQGASSPVPLKKDVENMEKEELQKVLLEQIDFRRRLEQEFHALKGTSPFPVFHNFQDQMKRELAYREEMVQQLQMIPYANIIRKEKISSHLNK comes from the exons ATGGACAAAGCCCGTCTTTCCAGCtctaatgacatcatcatgacaaGCTCAACAGGCACCTACCAGCAGGAACCCCTGACTCCACCCAGACCCGCCCACCACCActcctcatcctcgtcctcgccctcctcttcctccccgcCCATGAAGCCCAACCAGGTCGGCCAGGTCATCCTGTACGGCGTCCCCATCGTGTCACTGGTCATCGACAACAACGAGAGACTTTGCCTGGCGCAGATTTCCAACACGCTCCTCAAGAACTACAGCTACAATGAGATTCACAATCGCCGCGTGGCGCTGGGCATCACCTGCGTCCAGTGCACGCCGGTCCAGCTGGAGATCCTCCGTCGGGCCGGTGCCATGCCCATCTCCTCACGCCGCTGTGGCATGATCACCAAGCGCGAGGCCGAGCGCCTGTGCAAGTCCTTCCTGGGAGAGAACGCCCCGCCCAAGCTGCCGGACAACTTCGCCTTCGACGTGTCGCACGAATGCGCCTGGGGCTGCCGCGGCAACTTCATCCCGGCACGCTACAACAGCTCCAGGGCCAAATGCATCAAGTGCTCCTTCTGCAACATGTACTTCTCCCCGAATAAGTTCATCTTCCATTCCCACCGCACGCCCGACGCCAAGTACACCCAGCCCGATGCTGCCAACTTCAACTCCTGGAGGCGACACCTCAAGCTCTCTGACAAGGTCCCGCTCGATGAGTTGGTCTTCGCCTGGGAAGACGTTAAAGCCATGTTCAACGGAGGCAGCCGGAAGAGAGCGCTTCCCTCTTCATCCCATTGCTCCTCCATGGGGTCGATGAAGTCTCTCCAAGGCTCGGTGGGGCCTCACATGATGGGACCCGACATGGGTCAGAAACGAGGACGCTTCGAAGAGGACGACGACCTGGACGGAGATCTGTCTCCTCGTAAGACGCAGCGCAGCTACCCCGTCATCCCCGTCCCCAGCAAAAACTTCGGCATGCTGCAGAAGTTCCCTCCCACGTCGCTCTTCCCCTCGCCTTACCCCTTCCCAGCATTTGGCCTCTGCCAGCAGAAAAAAGACGACAGTGATGTCTCCGCCGGGCAGAAAGCAGCAGGGTTGTCTGGTCTTTTATGGCCCGGCCGCAAAGACACTTTCTATCCTCCTTTCTGCATGTTCTGGCCCCCGAGAGCCGCCGGAGGAATCCCCGTCCCCACCTATCTCCAGCCTCAGCCCAGCGCCCTCTCCTCCTTAGCAGACAACCCCTCTCTGAGACAGGCCTTCCTGGATCTCTCAGATCACAGTGAGCCCGGAGCTGTGGCCGGCGGTGGAAATGGCATCGGTGCCACCATGGCCTCTGGCAGTGGGACCGCCGCACCACGGACGGGCCTGTTTGACCCCGACTGCACAACGGTAACCTCTGACCTTCGCCCGGTGACATCAGAGGGCTGGCTCAAGCTTCTCGACAACCCGACCCTCCAAACCAGGAAGCCGAGCTACGGCTCTGCCTTCCGCCCCGTCATCAAAGATGCAGAGAGCATTGCCAAACTTCACAGCACTGGTGGAGGAGTCACCGGGGCGGCGGAGGAGGACTTTGGGGTCGTGGTGGCCGGGTCGGAGCGCCACCAGCGGCTCTCGCCCACCAGCAGCTGTAGTTACGGAAGCGAAAGCGGGGGCGAGGGCGAAGCCGATGTGggggacagtgaggaggagggggaggtggatgTGGAGTCATCGaagcaggacgaggaggaggaggaagggagttTCACGAGAAAGCCCCCACAGACTCAAACCAACCTGTACCTCCCCGTGCTGAGCGACAGCgccggagaggagagggggaaggagagagggggaggcgCCGTGTACCCCAGcgcctcccctccctccccctcggACCCCATCCAGCAGGAGTCCCCCAGCTTGCCTGCGTCCCCTCCAGCCAGCCTGCCACTCTCCAGCTCCAACCCACCTCACCGGGAGGACCCCGCTTACAAAAAC gtCCACAAAAACAGAGACGAGGGACTTCCTGCGTATGCGACCAAAGACAACTCCAGCATCTCCG ACGAAAACAAAGAGCAGAATAGTTTCTTTGCACCGGAGAGCGAGACGTCAGCGCCGGACTACTGGAGAGAGAGCTCAG GCGATCAGCGACAAGGTGCCTCGTCTCCCGTTCCACTAAAGAAGGACGTTGAGAACATGGAGAAAG AAGAGCTTCAGAAGGTTTTGCTGGAGCAGATCGACTTCAGGaggagactggagcaggagttCCACGCCCTGAAGGGCACCTCGCCGTTTCCTGTCTTCC ATAATTTTCAAGACCAGATGAAGCGAGAGctcgcctacagagaggagatGGTCCAGCAGCTACAGATG ATTCCCTACGCAAACAtcatcagaaaagaaaagatcagCTCACATCTCAACAAGTAG
- the katnal2 gene encoding katanin p60 ATPase-containing subunit A-like 2 isoform X2 produces the protein MEMSYQSMKIAHQAREAEDLRTTMRRKSLLILIYHHLLGQGYMEAAAALDQETKGDARKFEVCDNIDLEMVLMEYESYHYVKFQKNPKLIRRTAEAVENRLVKSGVKRSPCSAGKRLPKINPSQRPQSGNGAKKATTSNGSSVPPETSDFGLNVSSIRSGPAGDVAGDVAMNRKERLLKPLSGFSGMNREMSDLAEVISRDIYLHSPNVRWEDIIGLEDAKRLVKEAVVYPIKYPELFTGILSPWKGLLLYGPPGTGKTLLAKAVATECKTTFFNISASSIVSKWRGDSEKLVRVLFLLARYHAPSTIFLDELESVMGQRGASNGGEHESSSRMKTELLVQMDGLVRSEELVFVLAASNLPWDLDHAVLRRLEKRIHVGLPSSAARQAMTSHWLPPLTSTRGVELRTELDYETLAKDMEGYSGSDIRLVCKEAAMRPVRKIFDVLEAHQHEDAPLPAIKLETVTTADFLEVIAHSKPSARNLTGRYTAWEREYESL, from the exons ATGGAGATGTCGTATCAGTCCATGAAGATCGCACATCAAGCTCGAGAGGCG GAAGATCTGCGGACgacaatgaggaggaagagtctTCTCATCCTCATCTACCACCACCTGCTGGGGCAAGG ctacatggaagcagcagctgccTTGGACCAAGAGACGAAAGGAGATGCGAGGAAGTTCGAGGTCTGCGACAACATTGATCTGGAGATGGTGCTGATGGAGTACGAGAGTTATCACTACGTCAAGTTCCAGAAAAATCCCAAACTTATCAGAAGAACAGCGGAAGCAG tTGAAAACAGATTGGTGAAAAGTGGAGTAAAGAG GAGTCCGTGTTCAGCTGGGAAGCGTCTTCCCAAAATCAACCCATCCCAGAGACCCCAGTCTGGAAACGGAGCCAAGAAGGCAACCACTAGt AATGgctcctctgttcctccagaGACTTCAGACTTCGGCCTGAATGTTTCGTCCATCAGAAGTGGACCAGCGGGGGACGTAGCGGGGGACGTAGCCATGAACAGAAAG gaacGGCTGCTGAAGCCGCTCAGTGGCTTCTCAGGAATGAACAGAGAGATGTCTGACCTGGCTGAAGTCATCAGCAGG GACATCTATTTGCACAGCCCCAACGTGCGCTGGGAGGACATCATCGGCCTGGAGGATGCCAAGCGATTAGTCAAAGAGGCCGTCGTCTATCCCATTAAG TACCCTGAACTATTCACAGGCATCCTGTCCCCGTGGAAGGGCTTGCTGCTGTACGGCCCCCCAG GGACCGGTAAGACCCTGCTGGCCAAGGCCGTGGCCACAGAGTGCAAGACCACCTTCTTCAACATCTCAGCCTCCAGCATCGTCAGCAAGTGGAGGGGAGACTCTGAGAAACTGGTCAGG GTCCTGTTTCTGCTGGCCAGGTACCACGCCCCCTCCACCATCTTCCTGGACGAGCTGGAGTCGGTGATGGGGCAGAGAGGAGCCAGCAATGG aggagagcatgagagcagcagcaggatgaagacGGAGCTGCTGGTGCAGATGGACGGACTGGTGAGGTCAGAGGAGCTGGTGTTCGTACTGGCTGCCTCCAACCTACCTTG GGACCTGGACCACGCCGTGCTGAGGAGGTTGGAGAAGAGGATTCACGTGGGTCTTCCCTCCTCAGCAGCTCGCCAGGCCATGACCTCTCATTGGCTACCGCCTCTCACCTCCACAAGGGGGGTGGAGCTACGCACTGAGCTGGACTATGAAACCCTGGCCAAG gacaTGGAGGGCTACTCAGGCTCTGATATCAGGTTGGTGTGTAAGGAAGCTGCCATGAGACCAGTTCGCAAGATCTTTGATGTTCTGGAGGCACATCAGCATG AAGACGCCCCCCTGCCCGCCATCAAGCTGGAGACCGTGACGACGGCTGACTTCTTAGAAGTCATCGCACACTCCAAACCCTCAGCCCGAAACCTGACGGGCAGATACACAGCCTGGGAGAGAGAGTACGAGTCTCTCTAA